The sequence below is a genomic window from Vicingus serpentipes.
CAGTTTATGTATTGGATGCTTCTCGTTCTGTAACTGTAGCAGATAGTTTGTTAAGCGACAAAAAAACTGAATATGTTAAAGCGATTAAAGCTGAATACGAAACCGTAAGAACACATTATAATAATAAACAGGTTAGGAAAGAAATGCTTTCGTTAGTTGAAGCAAGAGCTAACAAATATAAAATTGATTGGAATACAAGTAAAATTGTTAAGCCACAACTATTAGGAACAAAACAGTTTGAGAATTATAGTTTAGAAGAAATTTCTGAATACATCGATTGGACTCCTTTCTTTAGAACATGGGAATTAGCAGGAAAATACCCAAACATTTTAACTGATGAAGTAGTAGGTGTTGAAGCAACAAAAGTATTTAACGATGCGCAAAAAATGCTGAAACAAATAATCGACGAAAATTGGCTAACTGCTAAAGCAGTAATCGGAATTTGGGAAGCAAATACAATTAACGACGATACCATTGAAGTGTATGAAAATGGAAATAAAATAACTCAACTACATCAATTAAGACAGCAAGGCAAAAAAGCTAAAGAGGCTGTAAATATTAGCCTAGCTGATTTTATTGCACCAAAAGAAACTGGAAAAATCGATTATATTGGTGGTTTTGTAGTTACAACCGGACATGGAATTGAAGAGCACATTGCACGTTTTGAAGCTGACCACGATGATTATAATTCGATAATGATAAAAGCTTTGGCTGATAGATTAGCAGAAGCTTTTGCAGAGTTGATGCACCAAAAAGTGCGTAAAGAATATTGGGGGTATGCAAATAATGAAAACCTTAGTAACGAAGATTTAATAAATGAAAGTTATAAAGGAATACGACCAGCGCCAGGTTATCCGGCTTGCCCAAATCATACATTGAAAACGGAGTTGTTTAAAATTTTAAATGCAGAAGAATTAACGGGTGTAACGTTAACAGAAAGTTTGGCAATGTACCCAACTGCTGCAGTAAGCGGAATGTATTTTGGTAACGAAGAAGCTAAATATTTTGGAGTTGGTAAGATAGAAAAAGACCAAGTACAAGCTTATGCTAATGCTAGCGATTTTTCTTTTGAAGAAGCTGAAAAATGGGTTAGTGCTAGTTTGAATTATTGATTGAGGCACAATTTTAGCATAAGAAGATAAAATTTATCTTTGTGCCAATGATTCAAAAAATAGTTATAATAATTTCAACGTTTTTCTTTTTACTTTCTATTCAAGTAAAAAGCCAAAATGCAGATTGCGATAATTTATTAGAATTAACAGATACTATTTATGTAGCTAAAAATGTTACTGGTTTTGGTAATAAGAAAGAATTTTCAGGTAATGATTTAGAAAATAAACTAGGGTTTGAAGAAGAAGCAAATTCAATATGGTATTTAATAAAAATGCCAGCAAACGGAAAGTTTACATTTGAAATTATAGCGCAAAATAAACAAGATGATTGGGATTTTTTATTGTATGAATATAAAAGTATGTTCTGCAAAAGAATAGATTCCAATAAAATTAAACCTATTAGAAGTAACTTATCCAGAAGTGCAGTAACAGGTTTGTCATTAACATCAACTCAAGAATATAGTGCTGCAGGGTTGAACGATAATTTTAGCAAGTTCGTTAATGTGCAAGAAGGTGATGAGTTTGTGTTGGTAGTTAATAATCCAAAAAAAGCAAACGCAACACATCAGTTAGTTCTGCATCTTCCTCAAAAAGAAAAAATAACTAAACCAGAAGAGGTAATAATTGAATCAAAACCAGATCTTAACAGAAAAAAGTTTACACTCGAAATAAAAAATAAATTAACAAAAGAAAAAATTCCTGCCAACGTAAGCATCAATGGGTTAAGAAATGATGCTATAGAGCTGTCTAATTTAACAATTTATGAAACTGAAGTAACTAAGCAAAACTATGAAGTCAACGTGATTGCATACGCAAAAGACTTTATGCTTTCTTCGTTTGATTATAAATTATCCAAAACAAAAGGGAGCGATAGAGAAAT
It includes:
- a CDS encoding OmpA family protein — translated: MIQKIVIIISTFFFLLSIQVKSQNADCDNLLELTDTIYVAKNVTGFGNKKEFSGNDLENKLGFEEEANSIWYLIKMPANGKFTFEIIAQNKQDDWDFLLYEYKSMFCKRIDSNKIKPIRSNLSRSAVTGLSLTSTQEYSAAGLNDNFSKFVNVQEGDEFVLVVNNPKKANATHQLVLHLPQKEKITKPEEVIIESKPDLNRKKFTLEIKNKLTKEKIPANVSINGLRNDAIELSNLTIYETEVTKQNYEVNVIAYAKDFMLSSFDYKLSKTKGSDREIIYLEPIEEGKKVNLKNIQFYGERADFLPTAEGSLNSLLKFLEQNSTIKIEIEGHVNGPEKPNTSAFKKLSFARALAVKDYLVENGIDSNRIQYIGYGNSQMLFPYPMKEEEHSANRRVEVKIISK